The following coding sequences are from one Daphnia pulex isolate KAP4 chromosome 11, ASM2113471v1 window:
- the LOC124207512 gene encoding F-box-like/WD repeat-containing protein ebi isoform X1: MDEAQKSTSPSTTTTEHFFNDDLVKDLFKEVEHSQLEERGWRNLRCASFHPSDPVLACGLMDGDDGRVVLLKGLNHSVPFSNWEIERQLECEKESMYSLGWNLDGTQLAASCWLGKIFVWRYPSGELLFEKKHPSTHPKLYWNRFNRDILATLYDNGTKVVGNGKELLIWNTALKNPNTHNIASEFDFCCIDWMSYNRFACGYDNGTIEMRHINEESMKNNQQGITSIIFGKKQSIVRSTKVLKTFIHNFIGEVRCVAWNEILKILASCSWDGWIQIWSKESDSPIYSLEVKCDAFSLVWSPRGIRMDDRIEAPEIPFIACGLRNGSIVLWSPLESEMEPRYLEKHTSQVQQVLFSPDGMFLASDAYLEKAIVWSTKNWENLTGSTFSNPAGDFPYQLSWDASSRKLASQDLPDVGDDLFRHSRVTTKLFTNHFKKRMTGVINPSTVPLQLRLISYVTEKGT; the protein is encoded by the exons ATGGACGAGGCTCAGAAATCTACTTCTCCGTCGACTACAACAaccgaacatttttttaacgacgaTCTAGTTAAAG aTTTGTTCAAAGAGGTTGAACATTCACAGCTCGAAGAAAGAGGGTGGCGAAATTTAAGATGCGCTAGTTTTCATCCTAGCGATCCCGTTTTGGCCTGTGGGCTGATGGATGGTGACGACGGACGAGTGGTGCTGCTGAAGGGGCTCAATCATTCTgttccattttcaaattgggAAATCGAACGGCAACTTGAATGTGAGAAAGAATCAATGTATTCTCTCGGGTGGAAC TTAGACGGAACCCAATTAGCCGCTAGCTGCTGGTTAGGCAAAATCTTTGTTTGGCGCTATCCCAGTGGTGAACTTTTGTTTGAGAAGAAACATCCGTCGACTCACCCGAAACTGTATTGGAATCGATTCAATCGGGACATATTGGCTACTTTGTACGACAACGGAACGAAG GTTGTTGGTAACGGCAAAGAATTGCTGATTTGGAATACTGCACTAAAAAATCCCAATACCCACAATATAGCATCAGAATTTGATTTCTGTTGTATTGATTGGATGTCGTATAATCGATTCGCTTGTGGCTATGATAATGGGACGATTGAAATGCGTCACATAAACGAGGAATCGATGAAGAACAATCAACAAGGAATAACGTCAATAATTTTTGGGAAGAAGCAATCGATAGTAAGATCAACTAAAGTTCTCAAAACCTTCATTCACAAT TTTATCGGCGAAGTACGGTGCGTGGCTTGGAATGagatattgaaaattttagcTTCGTGTTCATGGGACGGATGGATCCAG ATTTGGTCGAAAGAAAGTGACAGCCCTATTTATAGTTTGGAGGTGAAATGTGATGCTTTCAGTTTGGTTTGGAGTCCTAGAGGAATCAGAATGGACGATAGAATAGAAGCTCCAGAAATACCTTTTATCGCATG CGGATTAAGAAACGGATCGATCGTTCTCTGGTCTCCGTTGGAAAGTGAAATGGAACCCAGGTATCTCGAAAAGCATACTAGTCAAGTCCAgcaagttttgttttcaccGGACGGAATGTTCCTCGCATCTGACGCCTATTTGGAGAAAGCGATTGTCTGGTCCACAAAG AATTGGGAGAACCTGACTGGCAGTACCTTCTCCAATCCAGCAGGGGATTTTCCATATCAACTGTCGTGGGATGCAAGCAGTCGTAAGTTGGCGAGTCAAGATCTTCCAGATGTGGGCGATGATTTATTCCGACATTCTAGGGTAACAACGAAATTATTTACTAATCATTTTAAGAAACGAATGACAGGCGTAATTAATCCATCCACTGTTCCACTCCAGTTACGGCTGATTTCCTACGTTACCGAAAAAGGAACCTAA
- the LOC124207512 gene encoding F-box-like/WD repeat-containing protein ebi isoform X2 produces the protein MDEAQKSTSPSTTTTEHFFNDDLVKDLFKEVEHSQLEERGWRNLRCASFHPSDPVLACGLMDGDDGRVVLLKGLNHSVPFSNWEIERQLECEKESMYSLGWNLDGTQLAASCWLGKIFVWRYPSGELLFEKKHPSTHPKLYWNRFNRDILATLYDNGTKVVGNGKELLIWNTALKNPNTHNIASEFDFCCIDWMSYNRFACGYDNGTIEMRHINEESMKNNQQGITSIIFGKKQSIVRSTKVLKTFIHNFIGEVRCVAWNEILKILASCSWDGWIQIWSKESDSPIYSLEVKCDAFSLVWSPRGIRMDDRIEAPEIPFIACGLRNGSIVLWSPLESEMEPRYLEKHTSQVQQVLFSPDGMFLASDAYLEKAIVWSTKNWENLTGSTFSNPAGDFPYQLSWDASSRKLASQDLPDVGDDLFRHSRLRLISYVTEKGT, from the exons ATGGACGAGGCTCAGAAATCTACTTCTCCGTCGACTACAACAaccgaacatttttttaacgacgaTCTAGTTAAAG aTTTGTTCAAAGAGGTTGAACATTCACAGCTCGAAGAAAGAGGGTGGCGAAATTTAAGATGCGCTAGTTTTCATCCTAGCGATCCCGTTTTGGCCTGTGGGCTGATGGATGGTGACGACGGACGAGTGGTGCTGCTGAAGGGGCTCAATCATTCTgttccattttcaaattgggAAATCGAACGGCAACTTGAATGTGAGAAAGAATCAATGTATTCTCTCGGGTGGAAC TTAGACGGAACCCAATTAGCCGCTAGCTGCTGGTTAGGCAAAATCTTTGTTTGGCGCTATCCCAGTGGTGAACTTTTGTTTGAGAAGAAACATCCGTCGACTCACCCGAAACTGTATTGGAATCGATTCAATCGGGACATATTGGCTACTTTGTACGACAACGGAACGAAG GTTGTTGGTAACGGCAAAGAATTGCTGATTTGGAATACTGCACTAAAAAATCCCAATACCCACAATATAGCATCAGAATTTGATTTCTGTTGTATTGATTGGATGTCGTATAATCGATTCGCTTGTGGCTATGATAATGGGACGATTGAAATGCGTCACATAAACGAGGAATCGATGAAGAACAATCAACAAGGAATAACGTCAATAATTTTTGGGAAGAAGCAATCGATAGTAAGATCAACTAAAGTTCTCAAAACCTTCATTCACAAT TTTATCGGCGAAGTACGGTGCGTGGCTTGGAATGagatattgaaaattttagcTTCGTGTTCATGGGACGGATGGATCCAG ATTTGGTCGAAAGAAAGTGACAGCCCTATTTATAGTTTGGAGGTGAAATGTGATGCTTTCAGTTTGGTTTGGAGTCCTAGAGGAATCAGAATGGACGATAGAATAGAAGCTCCAGAAATACCTTTTATCGCATG CGGATTAAGAAACGGATCGATCGTTCTCTGGTCTCCGTTGGAAAGTGAAATGGAACCCAGGTATCTCGAAAAGCATACTAGTCAAGTCCAgcaagttttgttttcaccGGACGGAATGTTCCTCGCATCTGACGCCTATTTGGAGAAAGCGATTGTCTGGTCCACAAAG AATTGGGAGAACCTGACTGGCAGTACCTTCTCCAATCCAGCAGGGGATTTTCCATATCAACTGTCGTGGGATGCAAGCAGTCGTAAGTTGGCGAGTCAAGATCTTCCAGATGTGGGCGATGATTTATTCCGACATTCTAGG TTACGGCTGATTTCCTACGTTACCGAAAAAGGAACCTAA